A region of the Thamnophis elegans isolate rThaEle1 chromosome 1, rThaEle1.pri, whole genome shotgun sequence genome:
TGTGCGGCAGGAGCGTGTTAGTGCATGAAACGCTCTCCAAGCACTTccaaaggggtgggtgggcttcctgcaaccccctccccccggcaCCTTCCTTCAGATCAAATCCCGCCCGCCTCCCGGTCTGGGGCAGCTGGAGGTGGGTTAGGAAAaggctcccggggggggggggaggctccacGCCACTGGGGAAGAGGCGGCAGCTACAAACCACGCCGTCCTTGTCTGGACGGGGCCCACACTGGCAGCTGAAAGGCCAGAGCCCAGAGAGGGTCCCTGCCGCCCTGCAGGAGCTGCTGGGaccaagaagccccctccccaccagccATCCACCTACCGGCACTTCCCGAGGGGGAACCTCCGGACGAAGGGGGAAAGGCAGCTGTAGAGGCCGATGGAAGCGGCCAGGCAGAAGATCCCAATGATGGCGTAgactggaggggagaggaagaggggggaagcctttggaggaggaggaggcggccccGGGAGCCTGACCAAGCCAGGGGTCAGAGGGGTCCCGGCATTTATAGCAGGATGGGAGCCCAGCTGTCCTGCTTCCCACCCCCAACGCCCAGCCCtacacctccccccctcccctgggtgAAGCCAACGCTCCGGTCCGCTCAAGCAAGAGAGCCTGGCGGTGGGTGGGCCTTGGTTCTGCCCCCGGCTGAAGGGGCCCAGGGCTGCTCTACCGGGTGGGAGCCAAAGGCCCTGTGTCTGGAGGGAGCCACGTCAGCCGAGGAAGCAGGGCTGGCCTGACAGGTGGGGAGGGAGGCGGACAGGCTGGGGACATTTTGGCCAGAGGGATgttggcttattttcaggaagctCAACCAGAGGAGCAGGAGGGGCCCTGGCCACTTCCTGGATTCCCCTTGTCAGGCACTCatgggggggacgggggacagATGgacgcccccacccacccactccccacACGCACGCACTGCAGGTGCTTAGGCTCCCAGGAACGCCTGGCCCCTTGAGAGGCTTCCGGTCTGGATGCAGGAGACGGGCCCTGGCCCCAGCAGCCGCTTTTGGCAGGGCAGGGAAGTACCCAGAGGGCCACTGCCGGCCACGGTGCCCGTGGAACTCCGCCAGGGGACGCCCTCGCGGGGGCTGAACCAGGCCTGGTCCCAGCAGCAGCAGACAAAGCCCGGGCTGCCCAGGCCAGgcggcctccctccctcccttttagcCCCCCGGGGACCTGAAGGGGCGGGGAGGTCCTGGCCAAAGTATcccagcctcccccccgcccAGGTGAACCCAGAGAGACCCCGGGGGCCAAAGGACGCGGAGACCAGATCCGCCTCCCAGTCGGTACCTAGTTGGTCATAGAAGTAATACAGGAGGATCAGCATGGAGCAACACATGAGCACAAAGACGCCGATCATGACCGGAGTGACGTCCACCGTCTCGTCTTCTTGCTTCTCAGCCCCGTCATCCCGCTTGTGTTTCATGTAGCGTCTGAAAAAGAGAGGGGTCCTCAGAGGAGGccgttcccccccctccccgtgccCAGGAAGGCTGGGGGTTCCGGccggcctcttcctcctcccgctAGCCCCGCTACTACGGGCATGAGGCCATTCAGCTGCCGCCCTGCCTTCGGGACAGTCCCGGCTCTTCCCTTGGTGGCTGCGGCAGGACGGCTTTGTTGCTGCGTTTGGTCAACCCCCGGTAGTGGCTGGACGGGCAGCGGCCCCCTCCCTTTGATCCAGACAGTCGGGCCGGACGGGAGCTCCACAGGGCCGAAATGCATGGAGTTTCTGAAGTCATTGACTGCTTCCTTTCCCGCAGCTGAGCTGGCGAACTGCGCCTCAGAAATCCTGCTGGCTTAACACCCCTCTCCCCGTTCagaaacaacacccccccccacctcccctggATGAGGGACAGGAGGGGACACACAGAGACGCTTCTTTCTGTCCTGCTTAGGGCCCCCGCAAGCCGTTAGAGGTGCGAGCGAGCGAGAGCAGCGGGGAGACCGTGAGGCAGAGCAGCTAATATCCCAAGAGAGGCCGTTAGAAGGGGCAGAAAACCGAgacgcccacccccaccccctcccatcCTTCAGGGCCGCCTCTGCACTTACTTTTTCACATCTCTGCTCCCGGCCCAGTATCCACCCACGGCCACCGTGCCCACCGCCATGACAAAGATGATCACCATGTTATAGTCCAGGACGGGCTCGCCGGGGGCGTACATGGCTACCTTGGCCGAAGGACCAAAGCTCTacagggcagggagggagggaaggagaaaggaagagtaaACGAGTGCAACGCAGAGCCAATGTTGTTCTCCTCCCTGGGAATCAATCTGAGAGAGCTCGGAGGACTCCCCATCCAGCCCCTTTCCCAGGGCAGGGATCTCCTGGCCACCCCAGGCCAATGGCTGTCCGGTCTGCCAGggtaacctccagtgatggaggagagAGGCTGCTCCTTCCGTGGCTTCAGAGCTCAAAGGAAATATGCCTCTTTAGCTCAAGTTAGGATCTCAAAAGTCCGCCTTGTGGCCGGGGGGAGAAATAgcgctcccctcctccccctcccgggACTGGAAGGCTGCTGTCCCTCCCCAGCCGCCTCTTCCTCAACAGACGCAGTTCCTTTATCCCCTCTGGGTAGGATTGGTAGCCTCCAAGCCTTCaccacctttttttttatttcattctattttattttttattaaactgGTTTGTCACCCATCTCACCTCAAACGACTCTGGGGGCCTTACAACATTCGAAGTATGCATATTGTGTGCGCAATTATTAGGCGAGTATTTTGACCATATCATCATTTTAATGCATGCTTTCCATCTCCAAGCTGTATAAACTGGGaagtgcaggggtatcaaactcacaacAACATGTTGTCGTCATGTGGCATATggcaacttccccccccccccctttgctacagcaggggtgggtggcCAGCatgtgtgacgcatccggcccgtgggctgcACGCTTGATCTCGGGCTTAGTGGGTATAAGCAGGTCAGGTGATGCGTATTTGTGTGATGAGGGGAGGGTGTCACGGCCCAAGGAGCTCAGCGGCCGGTATCAAGgtgtgcataattattaggcggcttcttttcctcaggcaaaatgggccaaaaaagagATTTCACGGACTCTGAAAAGCCAAAAATTGTAAAAAGTCTTTCAGAGGATCCATTTGCCTGGGTGGTCAGAAGATTCCTTGATATTGCTAAGATTTTGGTCCATGATCACAGAACCATCAAGTGTTTTGTTGCAAGTAGTCAACAGGGTTGAAAGAAACGTGTTGAGAAAAAAATGCCAAAGATTTGAGAAGGATCAAATGTGAAGTTGCCAGGAACCCATCATCCTCCAGTGGTGTCGTATCTCAGAACTGCAACCTACCTTGAGTGCCCAGAGGTGCTCAGAGACATGGCCAAGGTAAGGAACTCAAAATCAACTCCCAAATCTACTGCCACTTTTTAAAAGACACTTTCTTCAAACAGTAGTGGGTGCAGGAAAAAGTCTGCATCTTTCTGAAAAGAAGGGGGGCTACACTGATTGTTTTTTAACTGTCAGAAGTGTTTATTTGTAAAGTCTGAGttgtttattattctcactttaacagatgaaagagaaaggaacCCTCTCCTTGGCCACCTGTCCAGTGAAGGTGTTGAGAGGCAGCAGGGACCTCTCAACACCTTCACCTCAGCCAGTCCCAGGAAGGGACTGTGCAGTGCAGTGACATCTCTCTACTAAAGCAACCCACAATTTTTGCAGCTAGACTCCTCCGGTGCTCCTCCAGGGGTGCAGGGGGAAATCATTCTCCCCAGGCTTACCTGGTGACACTATCAGAATCAAACCACTTCAAAGGGGAACTGGATGGTCATCTCTCCAATTCAATACTTTAGGGCCTACCAGTCTGCAAGGCAAGAGCCTACCAGTAAAAGAAACCCCCCAAGATGTGCTATTTATTTAACCACCACTACTCTttccttggggaggggggttatatttgtttcacaatttaccAACATTTATCAATTAAATGGTCAATGTTAttttcattggaaaaaaatgatcCTGCTTTTCAGTTTCCCCAACATTTTACCTAGAAGGGCCTCATGCTCGGCTATGTGGAAGAGCACACAGAGACGGAGAAGGCTCACCTGTCCTATGTCCAGCATATCTGCATAGCTGAGCAGGGCCACTGGGATGTCAATTTCCTCATACTGACTCCGGTTACCAGCGGGGGGCACCTGATGAGaagagtagaaaggaaagcagcaCCTAAATACGTTTCCACGTAGGAAACGCCGGCTCAGTTTCTGTGGCCCGAAATCTACTCTCACCAGCATCTATTTAACAAGCATCAGGGCAGCTTTGTTCAACCTACTGTATATAGGGAGACTCGAAGATGCTGAAATTGTTACAGGACGTGCGTGTTTGTGAACACAAGGCCACGAGGAGGAGACCAAAGGAAAGGGCAATACAGACAGGACAGAATCACCTTAAACCGTCACGAAAGGGTTGCGACCACGGCAGAACTTGCAGAAACGGCTGAACCGATGTTTGATTAGGGAGAGAGGAACAGCTACTGTTGTAAAAGGCTGGGTAAACCTTTTATGGACTTCATGCTACCAGTGGATGGAAACGAAGGGATGAGCGTGCCGATTCTTGGGAgttgaggaggagaagggagccaCGTGATGCAACTCAGACACGGGGGAAACAGTTTCGAGGCTGCGTAGGGCAACTGAAAGCCATTCCTCTGGTATCTCTTGTCTTCTTTTGGCTTTCTAACGCTCCCAcagtttcttgctttctttcttctattcatCTTTCATCTTGGTGGGAACATTTCCTTATCCACGATCACAGAGGGCAAAGGGGACGGTAGcccccccccgcttccctcccGGGGAAGGTTCAGGTCAGGGGTCCCCAGACCGGGagggccacccccccccccccgcgagcgGACTCACCAGCCTCTCCTTGCTGACGATCAGCAGCCCCCGGGCGCCGTTCACCTGCGCCAGGCGGACCTTCTCGTAGAAGGTGCAGTTGCCCCGCATCACCATGGGCACCGCGTTGCCGAAGCCGCCCTCGGGCACCTCGGAGGCCGCGCACAAGGCCGACACCGTCTGATCCTGCAGCGCCAGCAGGGACTgcgggggaggaaggggaggaaggggaagggggggagagaggcccCGGGGGAGCCCTTCCGTCAGGCGGCCCGGCGGGGTCCCGGCCCCTCCCTCCGCCCAGCCCCTCCCTCCGCCCGCGGGCGCCCACTCACCGCCTTGCCCAGGTCGTGCGGCAGGTGGGCCCACTGCGAGTTGAAGAGGATGCAGTAGTCCTTCCCGCctccgcccttctccgggaagacGCGCACCACGCCGAACTCTCCGGAGACCTGGGGCGAGGGAGGCAGGACAGCTCGGGGCCCCGCCGGACGGAAGGACGGGCCCTctcctccccccgcccgcccCTCCCGGGGGCCTCACCTGCGCCACCAG
Encoded here:
- the SPPL2B gene encoding signal peptide peptidase-like 2B isoform X4, producing MAAGGPRGWLLALLVAQVSGEFGVVRVFPEKGGGGKDYCILFNSQWAHLPHDLGKASLLALQDQTVSALCAASEVPEGGFGNAVPMVMRGNCTFYEKVRLAQVNGARGLLIVSKERLVPPAGNRSQYEEIDIPVALLSYADMLDIGQSFGPSAKVAMYAPGEPVLDYNMVIIFVMAVGTVAVGGYWAGSRDVKKRYMKHKRDDGAEKQEDETVDVTPVMIGVFVLMCCSMLILLYYFYDQLVYAIIGIFCLAASIGLYSCLSPFVRRFPLGKCRVPSNNWPYFHKRPQVRMLLLAAFCVAVSLVWGLFRNEDQWAWILQDALGIAFCLYMLKTIRLPTFKGCTLLLLVLFVYDVFFVFITPYLTKTGESIMVQVAAGPTDSSTREKLPMVLKVPRLNFSPLALCDRPFSLLGFGDILVPGLLVAYCHRFDIQVQSSRVYFVACTIGYGIGLLATFAALAWMRKGQPALLYLVPCTLLTSLLVALWRRELATFWTGSGFAVNTSLI